GACTTTCGCGCGACTTTGCGATTCGGCCATGGCTCGCAACGCCCCTCAGGGGCATGGGTTTCCCGTGCGCTGGTGGATCGCGTCGACCGCCTCCTGCATCTCCGTCGTCCATGTGACGCTGGCCGACGACAGCGCCATGTCGAGCTGGGCGATCGATGTCGCACCGATGATGTTCGACATCACGAAGGGCCGGCTGCACACGAAGGCGTTGGCGAACAGCGCCGGCTCCATGCCGAAGGAGCGCGCGAGTTCATTGTATTCGAGCTGCACCTCGGCGGCGTTCGGCGTCTCGTAGCGCTGGCCGCGGTTGAAAAGCTGCGAGCGGGAGCCCTGTGGCCGCGCGCCATGATCATACTTGCCCGTGAGATAACCTTGCGCCAGCGGCGAATAGGCGAGCAGGCTCACCTCCTCGCGGTCGGACACTTCGGTAAGGTTCACCTCGAAGGTGCGGTTGACGAGATTGTAGGCGTTCTGCAGCGAGGCCGGCCGCGGCCCGTTGCCCTTCTCGCTTTCGAAGATGAAGCGCATCACGCCCCACGAGCTTTCATTGGACAGGCCAAGATGCCGGATCTTGCCTGCCTTCACCAGTTCTTCGAATACGGCGATCGTCTCGGC
The Mesorhizobium australicum genome window above contains:
- a CDS encoding aldo/keto reductase, with product MDMRRIGRTDLVVSKICLGTMTWGQQNTEAEGHAQMDYAFERGVNFLDTAELYPIPPKAETQGRTERYIGNWMKARGNRDKVVLASKVVGRTTNDWFRGGRPSKLVREDIMHAVEGSLQKLQTDYIDLYQIHFPERRVPWGSNPNRVGNWPAKRDADETPIAETIAVFEELVKAGKIRHLGLSNESSWGVMRFIFESEKGNGPRPASLQNAYNLVNRTFEVNLTEVSDREEVSLLAYSPLAQGYLTGKYDHGARPQGSRSQLFNRGQRYETPNAAEVQLEYNELARSFGMEPALFANAFVCSRPFVMSNIIGATSIAQLDMALSSASVTWTTEMQEAVDAIHQRTGNPCP